One region of Streptomyces capillispiralis genomic DNA includes:
- a CDS encoding LmeA family phospholipid-binding protein, whose amino-acid sequence MRTRLRRPLRVTVGIVAVLVVGAGVSEAVARQALTERVTTALAGNLGSEPEVSFGSRPVLLAALDDALPSITMSGHADTAGYADVPVSVRLSDVTIDEDRHTTHVSGSRVTADVSTDAMTRRMASGDGKDAAMISGVTSDPAAGTLVLALRGGLATVQVAPTVADGKLHLSVTGGEVFGSAAPQALLDRVQTAIDALPTQDETERQGGGAALGLRLAKVTVTDDGLRASLSGGSAELRRTQT is encoded by the coding sequence ATGAGGACCCGGCTCCGGCGTCCGCTCCGCGTCACCGTGGGCATCGTGGCCGTGCTGGTCGTCGGCGCCGGGGTGAGTGAGGCAGTCGCCCGGCAGGCACTGACCGAACGGGTGACCACCGCTCTCGCCGGCAACCTCGGCTCCGAACCGGAGGTGTCATTCGGCTCACGTCCGGTGCTGCTCGCGGCCCTCGACGACGCACTCCCCTCGATAACAATGTCGGGACACGCGGACACCGCCGGTTACGCCGACGTACCGGTTTCCGTCCGGCTGTCCGACGTCACCATCGACGAGGATCGGCACACCACCCACGTGTCCGGTTCCCGTGTCACAGCCGACGTGTCCACCGACGCCATGACCCGGCGCATGGCTTCCGGTGACGGCAAGGATGCCGCCATGATCTCCGGCGTCACGAGCGACCCCGCAGCGGGGACCTTGGTCCTGGCCCTCAGGGGCGGCCTGGCGACGGTCCAGGTCGCGCCCACCGTGGCCGACGGCAAGCTGCACCTGTCGGTCACCGGCGGCGAGGTGTTCGGCTCCGCCGCCCCGCAGGCTCTGTTGGACCGCGTACAGACGGCCATCGACGCTCTGCCCACGCAGGACGAGACGGAGCGACAGGGCGGCGGAGCCGCGCTCGGCCTCCGGCTGGCGAAGGTCACTGTCACGGACGACGGTCTACGGGCCAGCCTCTCCGGTGGCAGCGCCGAACTCCGACGTACGCAGACGTGA
- a CDS encoding sulfatase family protein, with product MSTSENQLSRRAFGGAVGAGVAAAAVGLSASAAHAMSAASANSAEQPFRAAADQDSTRPNILFILSDDLGWADLSCYDSPHIRTPNLDRLAAQGVRFTHGYAGSATCSPTRISLYTGRYPGRVKAGLEEPIQGDGAGLEPTHPTLASLLGRAGYTTAMIGKWHCGSLPDHSPTKSGWDEFFGNFGGSLEYYSKIAEGGHYDLYEGETSYSDLRYYTQVITERATEFIGRDHRQPWLLNLNFTTPHWPWIAEGDTEEAARLEKLLREVPPERTTYVLAHTDGGSLDTYRQMVEGLDRSVGEALQALEDSGQADNTLIVFSSDNGGERFSYSWPLAGGKSTLQEGGIRVPTIVRWPARIDGAQVSEVPVFTPDWTATLLEVAGTRPDPALPLDGVSLAGYLVRGEGVPQRDLFWRQETERALRRGKWKYHRAADARIPAYDDQDVLFDLEQDPGECVNRATHEPELLAELKAAWEKVDAGLLPYPAA from the coding sequence GTGTCCACATCCGAGAACCAGTTGTCCCGCCGCGCTTTCGGTGGTGCCGTCGGAGCGGGAGTCGCCGCGGCAGCGGTCGGGTTGTCCGCGTCCGCGGCGCACGCCATGTCCGCGGCGTCGGCGAACTCCGCGGAGCAGCCGTTCCGGGCCGCGGCGGACCAGGATTCCACACGGCCGAACATTCTCTTCATCCTCAGCGACGACCTCGGCTGGGCCGACCTCTCGTGCTACGACTCGCCGCACATCAGGACACCGAACCTCGACCGGCTGGCCGCGCAGGGCGTCCGCTTCACCCACGGCTACGCGGGCTCGGCGACCTGCTCCCCCACCCGGATCAGCCTCTACACCGGCCGCTACCCCGGGCGGGTGAAGGCCGGTCTCGAGGAACCCATCCAGGGCGACGGAGCAGGTCTGGAACCCACCCACCCCACGCTCGCCTCGCTCCTGGGCCGCGCGGGCTACACGACCGCGATGATCGGCAAGTGGCACTGCGGCAGTCTGCCGGACCACTCACCCACGAAGTCGGGCTGGGACGAGTTCTTCGGGAATTTCGGCGGATCCCTGGAGTACTACTCGAAGATCGCCGAGGGCGGGCACTACGACCTGTACGAAGGTGAGACCTCTTACAGCGACCTGCGCTACTACACACAGGTCATCACGGAGCGCGCGACCGAGTTCATCGGGCGTGACCACCGGCAGCCCTGGCTGCTGAACCTCAACTTCACCACCCCGCACTGGCCGTGGATCGCCGAGGGCGACACGGAGGAAGCGGCCCGGCTGGAGAAGCTTCTGCGCGAAGTGCCGCCGGAGCGGACCACGTACGTCCTCGCGCACACCGACGGCGGATCGCTGGACACGTACCGGCAGATGGTGGAGGGACTGGACCGGTCCGTCGGCGAGGCCCTTCAGGCGCTGGAGGACTCCGGGCAGGCGGACAACACCCTCATCGTGTTCTCCAGCGACAACGGCGGCGAACGTTTCTCGTACAGCTGGCCGCTCGCGGGTGGCAAGTCCACCCTGCAGGAGGGCGGCATCCGGGTACCGACCATCGTGCGGTGGCCCGCTCGGATCGACGGCGCTCAGGTCAGCGAGGTGCCGGTCTTCACCCCTGACTGGACCGCCACCCTGCTGGAGGTCGCCGGCACGCGCCCCGACCCGGCCTTACCGCTGGACGGCGTGAGTCTCGCCGGCTACCTGGTGCGCGGCGAGGGCGTCCCGCAGCGGGACCTGTTCTGGCGGCAGGAGACCGAGCGGGCCCTTCGCCGCGGCAAGTGGAAGTACCACCGCGCGGCCGACGCGAGGATACCGGCCTACGACGACCAGGACGTCCTGTTCGACCTGGAGCAGGACCCCGGCGAGTGCGTCAACCGGGCGACGCACGAACCGGAGCTGCTCGCCGAACTCAAGGCGGCCTGGGAGAAGGTGGACGCGGGCCTTCTCCCCTATCCGGCGGCGTAG
- a CDS encoding type II toxin-antitoxin system PemK/MazF family toxin, which yields MTAYSPENAPGRHGPSATVEASPREVGRVRTEYSPAHDGDPDPGEIVWTWVPFEENDGRGKDRPVLVVAREAAGTFLAVQLSSKRHSGDREWVPIGSGPWDRSGRDSWVDVDRVLRLHEDGMRREACALDRMRFNLVRQRLRERYGWH from the coding sequence GTGACCGCCTACAGCCCTGAGAACGCCCCGGGCCGCCACGGCCCTTCCGCCACCGTCGAGGCCTCGCCCCGCGAGGTGGGCCGGGTGCGCACCGAGTACTCGCCCGCGCACGACGGCGACCCCGATCCCGGGGAGATCGTGTGGACCTGGGTGCCCTTCGAGGAGAACGACGGCCGGGGCAAGGACCGTCCGGTCCTGGTCGTCGCCCGTGAGGCGGCCGGGACCTTCCTCGCCGTGCAGCTGTCCAGCAAGCGGCACAGCGGGGACCGCGAGTGGGTACCGATCGGCAGCGGGCCGTGGGACCGCTCGGGCCGGGACTCGTGGGTCGACGTGGACCGGGTGCTGCGGCTGCACGAGGACGGCATGCGCCGGGAGGCGTGCGCGCTGGACCGGATGCGGTTCAACCTCGTGCGTCAGCGGCTGCGGGAGCGCTACGGCTGGCACTGA
- a CDS encoding MMPL family transporter codes for MAVLLHRWGLFAARRRRAVLAAWLLVVAAVVALSVGFAGNFTSETEIPGSQAQSALTEMDRHFPSSENRSADIVFEAPEGASFKDPATAGAMKESLTAAATVPGVTSVTDPVESGTVSPDGRTAVAQVRFSAAEHEEVPEADLDALEDTADSSRAAGLDVLFGGDAFEETGPPVGPAEALGVLVALVVLAVTFGSLVSAGLPLVTALLSVGTSMAALMALASVFDIYEKTPSLSIMLGLAVGIDYALFILARHRSELLQGRTVREAAARATATAGSAVCFAGLTVIIALVGLTVTGVPALVSMGFGAAVAVAVAVAMSLFLLPALLTMTGERLRPKPDSRAARRMRHDSDPGTKPSAGARWVAAVVRRPWRTVVTVTVAMGALALPATQLQLALPDEGSEPTSSAVRQTYDKVGEAFGPGANGPLVVLVSDAPSGTLKTTAEEVADELNGVDGIARTSPVEYSEDGAAARVQVVPSTGPRDAETGELVTDLQDRLVPLAEENGGEITVTGQTAVSIEVSEKLSAALLPFALVVVGLSLLLLLAAFRSVAVPVKATAGFLLSVGASFGVIVAVFQWGWLAEALGVPSIGPVSSFVPIIVMAILFGLAMDYEVFLVSAVREEYVRTGDPRGALVGGARNAARVVTAAALIMVVVFASFLLEQDPALMPIALALAVGVFLDAFVVRLTLVPAVMALLGRAAWWLPKRLDKWLPDLDVEGARLDQPRQDQPEPVPAPAAHPTKTEQDVPS; via the coding sequence ATGGCTGTGCTGCTTCATCGATGGGGGCTGTTCGCCGCGCGCCGACGCCGTGCGGTCCTGGCCGCATGGCTGCTCGTGGTGGCCGCCGTCGTCGCCCTGAGCGTCGGTTTCGCGGGGAACTTCACCTCCGAGACGGAGATCCCCGGCTCACAGGCCCAGAGCGCCCTCACCGAGATGGACCGTCACTTCCCCTCGTCCGAGAACCGCAGTGCCGACATCGTCTTCGAGGCGCCCGAGGGCGCCTCGTTCAAGGACCCGGCCACGGCCGGGGCGATGAAGGAGTCGTTGACCGCCGCTGCCACCGTGCCGGGTGTCACCTCGGTCACGGACCCGGTGGAGAGCGGAACGGTGTCACCGGACGGGCGCACGGCGGTGGCCCAGGTCCGGTTCTCCGCCGCGGAGCACGAGGAGGTCCCCGAGGCCGACCTCGACGCTCTGGAGGACACCGCCGACAGCAGCCGCGCCGCCGGTCTGGACGTCCTCTTCGGCGGTGACGCCTTCGAGGAGACCGGGCCGCCGGTCGGTCCGGCCGAGGCCCTCGGCGTACTGGTGGCCCTCGTGGTGCTGGCCGTCACGTTCGGTTCGCTGGTGAGCGCCGGCCTGCCACTGGTCACAGCCCTGCTCAGTGTGGGCACCAGCATGGCCGCCCTGATGGCGCTCGCTTCGGTGTTCGACATCTACGAGAAGACACCGTCCCTGTCGATCATGCTGGGACTGGCGGTCGGCATCGACTACGCCTTGTTCATCCTCGCGCGCCACCGGTCCGAGCTGCTGCAGGGCCGCACCGTGCGGGAGGCGGCCGCGCGAGCGACTGCCACCGCCGGCAGCGCGGTGTGCTTCGCCGGACTGACCGTGATCATCGCGCTGGTCGGGCTCACCGTCACCGGCGTTCCCGCACTCGTCTCCATGGGGTTCGGCGCCGCCGTCGCCGTGGCCGTCGCGGTGGCCATGTCCCTGTTCCTCCTGCCGGCGCTGCTGACGATGACGGGCGAGCGGCTGCGGCCGAAGCCGGACTCGCGGGCCGCGCGCCGGATGCGGCACGACAGTGACCCCGGGACGAAGCCTTCGGCGGGAGCGCGCTGGGTCGCAGCCGTCGTGCGCCGCCCCTGGCGTACGGTCGTGACCGTCACCGTGGCCATGGGCGCTCTCGCCCTGCCTGCCACTCAGCTCCAGCTCGCGCTGCCCGACGAAGGCAGCGAACCGACGTCGAGCGCGGTGCGGCAGACCTACGACAAGGTCGGTGAGGCCTTCGGGCCCGGAGCCAACGGCCCCCTGGTGGTCCTGGTCAGCGACGCGCCGTCCGGGACGTTGAAAACCACCGCCGAGGAGGTCGCCGATGAGCTGAACGGGGTCGACGGCATCGCCCGCACCTCACCCGTCGAGTACTCCGAGGACGGCGCCGCGGCCCGTGTACAGGTCGTTCCCTCGACCGGACCCCGCGACGCGGAGACCGGTGAGCTGGTCACCGACCTGCAGGACCGCCTGGTGCCACTGGCGGAGGAGAACGGCGGCGAGATCACGGTCACCGGGCAGACAGCCGTCAGTATCGAGGTCTCCGAGAAGCTCAGCGCCGCCCTGCTGCCGTTCGCCCTGGTGGTCGTCGGGCTGTCCCTGCTGCTGTTGCTGGCCGCCTTCCGCTCCGTCGCCGTTCCCGTCAAGGCGACCGCGGGGTTCCTGCTCTCGGTCGGTGCCTCGTTCGGGGTGATCGTCGCCGTGTTCCAGTGGGGATGGCTCGCCGAGGCGCTTGGCGTGCCCTCCATCGGGCCGGTCTCCAGTTTCGTTCCGATCATCGTGATGGCCATCCTGTTCGGCCTGGCCATGGACTACGAGGTCTTCCTGGTCTCCGCCGTGCGTGAGGAGTACGTACGGACCGGGGATCCTCGTGGCGCGCTCGTCGGCGGTGCCCGGAACGCCGCGCGGGTGGTGACCGCCGCCGCCCTGATCATGGTGGTGGTCTTCGCGAGTTTCCTGCTCGAACAGGATCCGGCCCTTATGCCGATCGCCCTGGCTCTGGCGGTGGGCGTCTTCCTGGACGCGTTCGTCGTACGGCTGACCCTGGTGCCGGCCGTCATGGCGCTGCTCGGCCGTGCGGCGTGGTGGCTGCCGAAGCGACTGGACAAGTGGCTGCCCGACCTGGATGTTGAGGGGGCACGCCTGGACCAGCCCCGCCAGGATCAGCCCGAACCGGTGCCCGCTCCGGCGGCGCATCCCACCAAGACCGAGCAGGACGTCCCCTCATGA
- a CDS encoding TIGR02452 family protein, with protein MSARLRSIARETERIVAVGSYRAPGGHEVSVAAAVEAAARGTRTHGPEPVAFPDFRPVRTRIEVTGESSLEAARRLTGEDGAPAVLNFASARNPGGGYLNGAQAQEEALCRASALYACLLRADGFYDHHRSHRDPFYTDRVVHSPAVPVFRDDRGRLLDQPFTAGFLTSAAPNAGVILSRTPERARELPRALAVRSERVLETAVAHGYRRLVLGAWGCGVFRNDPVQVAEAFRSHLAPGGRFSGAFDHVVFGVLDRTRDGAVRAAFARTFADLRAGADPAGLSASRSAPAAADARG; from the coding sequence GTGAGCGCGCGCCTGCGGAGCATCGCCCGCGAGACCGAGCGGATCGTGGCGGTGGGTTCCTACCGCGCACCCGGCGGACACGAGGTGTCCGTCGCGGCGGCGGTCGAGGCCGCGGCCCGCGGCACGCGCACGCACGGCCCGGAACCGGTCGCGTTCCCGGATTTCCGTCCGGTGCGGACCCGGATCGAGGTCACCGGGGAGAGCAGCCTGGAGGCCGCGCGCCGCCTCACCGGCGAGGACGGCGCCCCCGCCGTGCTGAACTTCGCCTCCGCCCGCAACCCGGGCGGCGGATACCTCAACGGCGCCCAGGCCCAGGAGGAGGCCCTGTGCCGCGCCTCCGCGCTGTACGCCTGTCTGCTGCGCGCCGACGGCTTCTACGACCACCACCGCTCCCACCGCGACCCGTTCTACACGGACCGGGTCGTCCACTCACCCGCCGTGCCGGTCTTCCGCGACGACCGCGGCCGCCTCCTGGACCAGCCGTTCACGGCCGGTTTCCTCACCTCGGCCGCGCCCAACGCGGGCGTGATCCTCTCCAGGACGCCCGAGCGCGCACGGGAGCTGCCCCGCGCGCTGGCGGTCCGGTCCGAGCGGGTCCTGGAGACCGCCGTGGCCCACGGCTACCGCCGGCTGGTGCTGGGAGCCTGGGGCTGCGGGGTGTTCCGCAACGACCCGGTCCAGGTGGCGGAGGCGTTCCGGTCCCACCTCGCACCGGGCGGGCGCTTCTCGGGGGCCTTCGACCACGTGGTGTTCGGCGTCCTGGACCGCACCCGCGACGGCGCCGTCCGCGCCGCCTTCGCGCGGACCTTCGCGGACCTGCGGGCCGGAGCGGACCCGGCGGGGCTCAGTGCCAGCCGTAGCGCTCCCGCAGCCGCTGACGCACGAGGTTGA
- a CDS encoding aminoglycoside adenylyltransferase domain-containing protein → MSRPDDLPPRELRPYLDELVRRTRAVCGPHLLSVLAVGSLALGDYRHGRSDVDVTVVVDPALPRPALPDLAAALAHPALTCPAAGLELVAYPADFAARPSGGAGYLLDLNTGPSLPGRTSYDPREAPAFWYVLDRSLAHQSGIPLFGRPVREVIAAPERSDVLAALRASVREHTDGEGHVADNRVLNGCRSVVYCRTGRWFAKRRAAEVIAASEESFRPLVTDALRSFERPREAALTLPGTAVRDFLAWVADRVDDAVGAEAGTDGGPAQ, encoded by the coding sequence ATGAGCCGTCCCGACGACCTCCCGCCCCGTGAGCTGCGCCCCTACCTGGACGAGCTGGTCCGCCGCACCCGCGCCGTCTGCGGACCCCACCTGCTGAGCGTCCTCGCCGTCGGATCCCTCGCGCTCGGCGACTACCGCCACGGACGCAGCGACGTCGACGTGACGGTGGTGGTGGACCCCGCGCTGCCCCGGCCGGCGCTGCCCGACCTGGCCGCGGCACTGGCCCACCCCGCCCTGACCTGCCCCGCGGCCGGGCTGGAACTGGTCGCCTACCCCGCCGACTTCGCCGCCCGTCCGTCCGGCGGGGCCGGGTACCTGCTGGACCTCAACACCGGACCGTCCCTGCCCGGGCGGACCAGCTACGACCCGCGGGAGGCGCCGGCGTTCTGGTACGTCCTCGACCGGTCCCTCGCCCACCAGTCGGGCATCCCGCTGTTCGGCAGGCCGGTGCGGGAGGTGATCGCCGCCCCGGAGCGCTCCGACGTGCTGGCCGCGCTCCGCGCCTCGGTGCGCGAGCACACCGACGGCGAGGGGCACGTGGCCGACAACCGGGTGCTCAACGGCTGCCGCTCCGTGGTGTACTGCCGCACCGGCCGCTGGTTCGCCAAGCGCCGGGCCGCCGAGGTGATCGCCGCCTCCGAGGAGTCCTTCCGGCCGCTGGTCACCGACGCGCTGCGCAGCTTCGAGCGTCCCCGGGAGGCGGCGCTCACCCTGCCCGGGACGGCGGTGCGGGACTTCCTGGCGTGGGTGGCCGACCGCGTGGACGACGCCGTCGGGGCCGAGGCCGGGACGGACGGGGGTCCGGCGCAATAG
- a CDS encoding cysteine hydrolase family protein, whose product MGKTALIVIDMINTYEHPDAELLIPSAESVVPVVSTLLERARRRDVPVIYVNDNFGEWRSHHGELVDRALSGPHARLVEPLRPDGSSLFVVKARHSIFFETPLGYLLTQQGIERLVLCGQVTEQCVLYSSLDAHIRHIDVVVPRDAVAHIHADLADAALRMMERNMGARVCDSDELWR is encoded by the coding sequence ATGGGCAAGACCGCGCTGATCGTCATCGACATGATCAACACCTACGAGCATCCGGACGCCGAACTGCTGATCCCGTCCGCGGAGTCGGTCGTACCCGTCGTCTCCACCCTGCTGGAGCGGGCGCGACGACGGGACGTGCCGGTGATCTACGTCAACGACAACTTCGGCGAGTGGCGCTCCCACCACGGTGAGCTGGTGGACCGGGCCCTGTCGGGGCCGCACGCGCGGCTCGTGGAGCCGCTGCGGCCCGACGGGTCCTCCCTCTTCGTCGTCAAGGCCCGGCACTCGATCTTCTTCGAGACCCCGCTGGGCTACCTCCTCACCCAGCAGGGCATCGAGCGGCTGGTGCTGTGCGGCCAGGTGACGGAGCAGTGCGTCCTCTACTCCTCGCTCGACGCGCACATCCGCCACATCGACGTGGTCGTCCCGCGGGACGCCGTCGCCCACATCCACGCCGACCTGGCGGACGCCGCCCTGCGCATGATGGAACGCAACATGGGCGCGCGCGTGTGCGACAGCGACGAATTGTGGCGCTGA
- a CDS encoding VOC family protein, with translation MSVELNHTIVLSRDREESARFFADILGLEVGQPAGVFLPVTTANGVTLDFATVGIDIPAQHYAFLVSEDEFDAILARLVAAGVPIQADPHGRHPGRINRNDGGRGVYFHDPAGHGLEALTRPYGTDPASPLNGVTEAVPGAV, from the coding sequence GTGTCAGTCGAGCTCAACCACACCATTGTCCTCTCCCGTGACCGGGAGGAGTCCGCCCGTTTCTTCGCCGACATCCTGGGGCTGGAGGTCGGGCAACCCGCCGGTGTGTTCCTGCCGGTGACCACCGCCAACGGAGTCACCCTGGACTTCGCGACCGTCGGCATCGACATCCCGGCGCAGCACTACGCGTTCCTCGTCTCCGAGGACGAGTTCGACGCGATCCTCGCCCGGCTCGTGGCCGCGGGGGTCCCCATCCAGGCGGACCCGCACGGCAGGCACCCGGGCCGGATCAACCGCAACGACGGCGGACGAGGCGTCTACTTCCATGACCCGGCCGGCCACGGCCTGGAAGCCCTCACCCGCCCCTACGGCACCGACCCCGCCTCGCCGCTGAACGGCGTCACGGAGGCGGTCCCCGGCGCCGTCTAG
- a CDS encoding LuxR C-terminal-related transcriptional regulator encodes MSPTPRSRLIDRTSVVGPVGLSEPAGGPVDGFDRADAYVACLDPALTIQLVNREFDRRFGGAASPLCGKHFCGLVHPSVRQPLMVHFSRMLEGKRHRFTTEIITGGRENTTSMLPLNAMAVRGGHIPDVATILVVMSPADEKTGSTEVLTPSKKLLTEIDARILEGIAAGVSTIPLASRLHLSRQGVEYHVTGLLRALKVPNRAALVSRAYSMGVLKVGTWPPKVVKDFIK; translated from the coding sequence TTGTCGCCCACCCCTCGCAGCAGACTCATAGACCGTACGTCCGTCGTCGGTCCGGTCGGCCTCTCCGAGCCGGCGGGCGGTCCCGTCGACGGGTTCGACCGGGCCGATGCCTACGTCGCCTGCCTGGACCCTGCCCTCACCATCCAGCTGGTCAACCGGGAGTTCGACCGCCGCTTCGGGGGAGCGGCGTCCCCTCTCTGCGGCAAGCACTTCTGCGGCCTGGTCCACCCCAGCGTCCGACAGCCCCTCATGGTGCACTTCTCGCGCATGCTGGAGGGCAAGCGGCACCGGTTCACCACGGAGATCATCACGGGCGGCAGGGAGAACACCACCTCCATGCTTCCACTGAACGCCATGGCGGTCCGTGGCGGCCACATCCCAGACGTGGCGACGATCCTCGTTGTGATGTCCCCCGCGGACGAGAAGACCGGATCCACTGAGGTGCTGACACCGAGCAAGAAGCTCCTGACCGAGATCGACGCCCGCATCCTGGAAGGCATAGCGGCCGGAGTCTCCACGATCCCCCTCGCCTCCCGTCTGCACCTCAGCCGTCAGGGCGTCGAGTACCACGTCACCGGCTTGCTCCGCGCGCTCAAGGTCCCCAACCGCGCCGCCCTCGTCTCCCGCGCCTACTCCATGGGCGTGCTCAAGGTCGGCACCTGGCCGCCGAAGGTCGTCAAGGACTTCATCAAGTGA